In a single window of the Azospirillum thiophilum genome:
- a CDS encoding tetratricopeptide repeat protein, with protein sequence MPDLDHAIALYQAGRPAEAAVACLALLEAGSRDADILNLLGAALIPTGNGDAAVRALEEAVRIAPTHVAARSNLAHLQQQRRDWAAAERHLGVLALLDPAFRPVQDRLGALRQEQGDLDGAVHALTRAVRIDPRSGLAWFNLASVRMLAGLFADAVAGFRHAIAEDPAGALAHVQLGEMLLRLGEVEAASEVFRRGLRLDPAASNAGYGLARCGRYRAMMAVTGTPAGGVAIRGPFESATGYGYFCQRLIRTLRERQRVPLEAIGINGTESWPGGALDRPVPARAVVNCLIPLAVERVPGRATVTFSMFEGTRIPPAWRRMSEFSDLIIVPTESSRLAWAERGFSEDRLRICPLGVDPVEPGGVPVLAAPGGRLVSSYRHRFLNVSDFNPRKNIDGLLRVWLRATASTDDAVLILKLGRTLGPALRADLGALVQGAERAVGRRLAEAAPVVLVDRLLTDEEMTGLHRAATHYWSLSHGEGWDLPMTKAGALGLGLIAPAHSAYLAYLDEGNARLIPSSVGPARVPEREGFHPPFHGLDWWVPDEEAAAAILVGIIRGGDRLPSARDRLAGRFTWERSADRLLAILDEAGLR encoded by the coding sequence GTGCCCGATCTTGACCATGCCATCGCGCTCTATCAGGCCGGCCGCCCGGCGGAGGCCGCCGTCGCGTGCCTTGCCCTTCTGGAGGCGGGATCGCGCGACGCCGACATCCTCAACCTGCTGGGAGCGGCGCTCATCCCGACCGGCAACGGCGACGCGGCAGTGAGAGCGCTGGAGGAGGCGGTGCGGATCGCCCCCACCCATGTTGCGGCTCGGAGCAATCTGGCCCACCTGCAGCAGCAGCGGCGCGACTGGGCGGCGGCGGAAAGGCATCTCGGCGTGCTCGCCTTGCTGGACCCGGCCTTCCGGCCCGTCCAGGACCGGCTCGGCGCCTTGCGGCAGGAGCAGGGCGATCTGGACGGGGCGGTCCATGCCCTGACGCGGGCGGTCCGGATCGACCCACGCTCCGGGCTGGCATGGTTCAACCTCGCCTCCGTGCGCATGCTGGCCGGCCTGTTTGCAGACGCCGTCGCCGGGTTTCGCCACGCCATCGCCGAGGATCCCGCCGGTGCCCTCGCCCATGTCCAGCTCGGCGAGATGCTGTTGCGGCTGGGGGAGGTCGAGGCGGCGTCCGAGGTCTTCCGGCGGGGGCTGAGGCTCGATCCGGCCGCTTCGAACGCGGGGTACGGGCTGGCCCGTTGCGGACGCTACCGCGCCATGATGGCCGTCACAGGCACGCCGGCCGGCGGAGTGGCGATCCGCGGACCCTTCGAGAGCGCCACGGGGTACGGCTATTTCTGTCAGCGCCTCATCCGGACGTTGCGCGAAAGGCAGCGGGTGCCGTTGGAGGCCATCGGGATCAACGGTACGGAATCCTGGCCGGGCGGCGCGCTCGACCGGCCTGTTCCGGCGCGGGCGGTGGTGAACTGCCTCATCCCGCTGGCGGTGGAGCGGGTGCCGGGCCGGGCCACCGTGACCTTTTCGATGTTCGAGGGAACCCGCATACCGCCGGCTTGGCGGCGGATGAGCGAGTTCAGCGATCTGATAATCGTGCCGACCGAATCCTCGCGCCTCGCCTGGGCGGAGCGGGGCTTTTCCGAGGACCGTCTGCGCATCTGTCCGCTCGGCGTCGATCCGGTGGAGCCGGGAGGCGTGCCGGTCCTGGCCGCTCCCGGCGGACGGCTGGTGTCGAGCTACCGGCATCGCTTCCTCAACGTCTCGGACTTCAACCCGCGCAAGAACATCGACGGGCTGCTGCGGGTCTGGTTGCGCGCCACCGCATCCACCGACGATGCCGTGCTGATCCTGAAGCTCGGCCGCACTCTCGGCCCGGCCTTGCGGGCGGATCTCGGCGCGCTGGTGCAAGGGGCGGAGCGGGCGGTGGGCCGGCGGCTGGCGGAGGCCGCGCCGGTGGTGCTGGTCGACCGGCTGCTCACCGACGAGGAGATGACGGGGCTCCACCGCGCCGCAACCCATTATTGGAGCCTGTCGCATGGCGAGGGGTGGGACCTGCCCATGACCAAGGCCGGGGCCTTGGGGCTTGGGTTGATCGCGCCCGCCCACTCCGCCTATCTCGCCTATCTCGACGAAGGGAACGCACGGCTGATCCCCTCGTCCGTCGGCCCCGCCCGCGTGCCGGAGCGGGAGGGGTTCCACCCGCCCTTCCATGGGCTGGACTGGTGGGTGCCGGACGAGGAGGCCGCCGCCGCCATCCTGGTGGGCATCATCCGGGGCGGCGATCGCCTGCCGTCCGCCCGCGACCGTCTGGCCGGGCGCTTCACCTGGGAGCGCTCGGCCGATCGGCTGCTGGCCATCCTCGACGAGGCGGGGCTGCGCTGA
- a CDS encoding tetratricopeptide repeat protein, whose product MASFRAAAAMRPEHPVVWFLLGVTLRTMGRAEQALAALHAALRLRPDHPDTLFHFASVQLELLWPDRALPALRRLVALRPSHEGAAFALGGALMALDAPEEAERAFLLTALLQPDGAAVNNNLGAAIMAQRRPGVALGHFRRAIRIDPSRPEHRKNLGIAQLMRGELEEGFREYEWRMGQAVWQWNRSYPGKPVWDGGPLAGRTILVHYEQGLGDSVQFVRYLPLLKAMGARTVFECQPVLKRLLASAPGIDALVARGETLPDFDCCLSLMSLPYRCSTGADRIPRDIPYLRTDPERAVFWRELVYGQARPGDLRVGIQWRADGGNRSIPLECFEALSQVPGARLFSLQQATGLDELERLGERFGIIDLPGRRAGAEGFLDTAALAECMDLVVACDSVVGHVAGALGKPVFLALPWLGDWRWMNHPDRTPWYPAHRLFRMARRNDWHGVMARVAEAVAEKVHRARS is encoded by the coding sequence GTGGCGAGCTTCCGGGCCGCCGCCGCCATGCGTCCGGAGCATCCGGTGGTCTGGTTCCTGCTGGGGGTGACCCTGCGCACGATGGGCCGCGCGGAACAGGCCTTGGCGGCGCTGCATGCGGCGCTCCGGCTGCGGCCCGATCATCCCGACACGCTCTTCCATTTTGCCTCCGTCCAGTTGGAATTGTTGTGGCCGGACCGGGCCTTGCCGGCCTTGCGGCGCCTGGTTGCCCTGCGGCCAAGCCACGAGGGCGCAGCCTTTGCGCTGGGCGGCGCGCTGATGGCGCTCGACGCCCCTGAAGAGGCGGAGCGCGCCTTCCTGCTGACGGCGCTGCTGCAGCCGGATGGCGCGGCGGTGAACAACAATCTCGGGGCGGCGATCATGGCGCAGCGGCGGCCGGGAGTCGCACTCGGGCATTTCCGGCGCGCCATCCGGATCGACCCGTCCCGGCCCGAGCATCGCAAGAATCTCGGCATCGCCCAGCTCATGCGCGGCGAACTGGAGGAGGGCTTTCGCGAATATGAATGGCGCATGGGCCAAGCGGTCTGGCAATGGAACCGGTCCTACCCGGGCAAGCCGGTCTGGGACGGCGGTCCGCTCGCCGGCCGAACCATCCTCGTCCATTACGAACAAGGGCTGGGCGACAGCGTGCAATTCGTCCGTTACCTCCCGCTGCTCAAGGCCATGGGCGCGCGGACCGTCTTCGAGTGTCAGCCGGTGCTGAAGCGGTTGCTTGCCTCCGCCCCCGGCATCGACGCGCTGGTGGCGCGGGGGGAGACTCTGCCGGATTTCGATTGCTGCCTGTCCCTGATGAGCCTCCCCTACCGTTGCAGCACCGGGGCGGACAGGATCCCCCGGGACATTCCCTATCTGCGGACCGATCCGGAGCGGGCGGTCTTCTGGCGTGAACTGGTCTATGGGCAGGCACGGCCGGGCGACCTCCGCGTCGGCATCCAGTGGCGTGCCGACGGTGGCAACCGGTCGATCCCGCTGGAGTGTTTCGAGGCCCTGTCGCAGGTTCCCGGGGCGCGGCTCTTCAGCCTGCAGCAAGCGACCGGGCTGGACGAGTTGGAGCGGCTGGGCGAGCGGTTCGGGATCATCGACCTGCCGGGCCGGCGGGCCGGGGCGGAGGGGTTCCTCGACACCGCCGCGCTTGCGGAGTGCATGGATCTCGTGGTTGCGTGCGATTCCGTGGTCGGGCATGTTGCCGGGGCTCTGGGCAAGCCGGTGTTCCTGGCGCTGCCCTGGCTGGGCGACTGGCGCTGGATGAACCATCCCGACCGCACGCCCTGGTATCCGGCGCACCGGCTGTTCCGCATGGCGCGCCGCAACGACTGGCACGGGGTCATGGCGCGGGTGGCAGAAGCCGTTGCGGAAAAGGTTCATCGTGCCCGATCTTGA
- a CDS encoding tetratricopeptide repeat protein: MEASRPDALQAGLVHHAAGRAAEAESAYRAVLAAHPGHPDALHLLGVLALQHGRPAIAVQCIGESIRQNPGNAAGFSNLAGALRQLGRLEEARASARVALALDPGFYDGLDTLAEILSDRGEHGAVADTLGRLLLLNPWQTEPRLQRAHALLLAGRNEDAVETLMTLLGMTPLSVAGYTNLGVALRRLGRVEEAMAAYRSALGFAAGQPGTLNNLGITFQDLGRYEEAAACFRLSIAGQPDGSHAHLNLGLVARDEMRVDQSITLARRAARLEPALAEAHTALAHGLLIKGEFSEGFAEYEWRSRMADFSSPRRDFASPVWDGSPLAGRTLLVHDEQGVGDTIMFARYAALLQTQGARVFLDCNGQLVRLLSSMPGIAGVVPRYDPAPPHDFHVALASLPYLLRATLYTIPAPLAYLRAEPALVESWRARLGPRRGLRIGLVWAGNPEFKGDRLRSPGLAAFRPLLDLPGVSVYGLQKGTGRGDLERCGPLPASFVDLGGDIADFADTAAIMETMDLVVSSCTGPAHLAGALGRPVWTVLPFAPDWRWLEHGVCTPWYPTMRLFRQERRGDWTAVVARLCRTLESII, translated from the coding sequence ATGGAAGCCAGCCGCCCCGACGCGCTGCAAGCCGGTCTCGTCCACCATGCCGCCGGCCGCGCGGCGGAGGCGGAGAGCGCATACCGGGCGGTGCTGGCCGCCCATCCGGGCCATCCCGACGCCCTGCATCTGCTGGGGGTGCTGGCGCTTCAGCATGGCCGGCCGGCGATCGCGGTGCAGTGCATCGGGGAATCCATCCGGCAGAACCCCGGCAACGCGGCCGGCTTTTCCAATCTCGCCGGCGCCTTGCGCCAGCTTGGTCGGCTCGAAGAGGCGCGGGCGAGCGCGCGCGTGGCGCTGGCGCTGGATCCCGGCTTTTACGACGGCCTCGACACCCTTGCCGAAATCCTGTCCGACCGGGGGGAGCATGGTGCCGTGGCGGACACGCTCGGCCGTCTGCTGCTGCTCAACCCGTGGCAGACGGAACCGAGGCTGCAACGCGCCCACGCGCTCCTCCTCGCCGGCCGGAACGAGGACGCGGTCGAGACGCTGATGACGCTGCTCGGCATGACGCCGCTGTCGGTGGCGGGATACACCAACCTGGGCGTGGCGCTGCGCCGGCTCGGGCGGGTGGAGGAGGCGATGGCCGCCTATCGCAGCGCGCTGGGCTTCGCTGCCGGACAACCGGGAACCCTCAACAACCTTGGCATCACCTTTCAGGATCTCGGCCGTTACGAGGAGGCCGCCGCCTGTTTCCGCCTCTCCATCGCCGGGCAGCCGGACGGCTCCCACGCCCATCTCAACCTCGGTCTCGTCGCGCGCGACGAGATGCGGGTGGACCAGTCCATCACGCTGGCACGCCGCGCTGCCAGGCTGGAGCCGGCGCTGGCCGAGGCGCACACGGCTCTGGCCCACGGCCTCCTGATCAAGGGCGAGTTCAGTGAGGGTTTCGCGGAGTATGAATGGCGGTCCCGCATGGCGGACTTCTCCTCGCCCCGCCGCGACTTCGCTTCGCCCGTCTGGGACGGATCCCCGCTTGCTGGCCGCACCCTGCTCGTTCATGACGAGCAGGGGGTGGGGGACACGATCATGTTCGCGCGCTACGCCGCACTGCTCCAGACGCAGGGTGCGCGGGTGTTCCTGGACTGCAACGGGCAACTCGTCCGGCTGCTCTCGTCGATGCCGGGGATTGCCGGCGTCGTTCCCCGCTACGATCCGGCACCGCCGCACGATTTCCATGTGGCGCTGGCGAGCCTGCCTTACCTGCTGCGCGCCACTCTCTACACCATCCCCGCGCCGCTCGCCTATCTGCGGGCCGAACCGGCACTGGTGGAGAGCTGGCGCGCGAGGCTCGGTCCGCGGCGCGGTCTGCGCATCGGGCTGGTCTGGGCCGGCAACCCGGAGTTCAAGGGCGACCGGCTGCGGTCCCCCGGCCTGGCGGCCTTCCGGCCCCTGCTCGATCTGCCGGGAGTCTCGGTCTATGGCCTTCAGAAGGGGACGGGGCGGGGCGATCTGGAGCGGTGCGGGCCGCTACCGGCCAGCTTCGTCGACCTGGGCGGGGACATCGCCGACTTCGCCGATACGGCGGCGATCATGGAGACTATGGATCTCGTCGTCAGCTCCTGCACCGGGCCGGCCCATCTCGCCGGCGCGCTCGGCCGGCCGGTCTGGACCGTGCTGCCCTTCGCGCCCGACTGGCGGTGGCTGGAGCACGGCGTCTGCACGCCCTGGTACCCGACCATGCGTCTGTTCCGGCAGGAGCGGCGCGGCGACTGGACCGCGGTCGTGGCGCGGCTGTGCAGGACACTGGAAAGCATCATCTGA
- a CDS encoding glycosyltransferase 61 family protein yields the protein MEAVPPQGAITLADALDRAFTLHQAGRAEEAGDLCRSILRARPEQAETRCLLGTIAFGQGRLEAARALFTATAALAPGFFEARRNLAILEQAAGRLPAACHHHRRALALRPEDGATHLALALLHGQIGDEPEAVSWLRRGVSRAPGFLPLREVYAGFCERAAVRAFGGGDLEGAARFCEQALSLLRGAPAVTQALRDLLERLVRVALLVERPALAMELLAIKDPLDFPEVPPLDIDRFPLTLLPFRAWCAAAGFRHETWRAPAQEPDETLASASPGWLRPQIDRLSALAREPVGVALAAEIEVVQGFYVKDNYESHLLAGRRFLLREVADTVVHGSRVPLVAVTPGATAGAFRLPRPLYRTVAIDRPVLFLPSTPNYWHFLVEVLPRLMVRERGAETRSLPVLLFDVRPYHREMLQLAGLPAEQVIDARELAGPDSAQVLYRLSRAAVPSAIPYPVAYRWLRERLLPHRRSGGPPTRRLYLSRRGAAPKHRIANDSEVAALLAERGFETLQPERLGVLETIELMAEAEVVVAPVGAATANQVFLPPGGRWVHLCNPDFFHPDSRWNPQMGVQIPLLGRFHHLAGGFTDDPATRPDDLLARLDVPVRIDPDALGRLLDEVLARPPTGSGTG from the coding sequence ATGGAAGCCGTTCCGCCGCAAGGCGCCATCACGCTCGCCGACGCCCTCGACCGGGCGTTCACGCTCCATCAGGCCGGTCGCGCCGAGGAGGCGGGCGATCTCTGCCGCTCGATCCTGCGCGCCCGGCCGGAACAGGCGGAGACCCGCTGCCTGTTGGGCACCATCGCGTTCGGGCAAGGCCGCTTGGAAGCGGCGCGCGCGCTCTTCACCGCCACGGCGGCGCTGGCCCCCGGCTTCTTCGAGGCTCGCCGCAACCTCGCCATCCTGGAGCAGGCCGCCGGCCGGCTGCCGGCAGCCTGCCACCATCATCGGCGCGCCCTGGCCCTGCGGCCCGAGGACGGAGCGACCCACCTCGCGCTGGCCCTGCTGCACGGCCAGATCGGCGACGAGCCGGAAGCGGTCTCCTGGCTGCGGCGGGGCGTGTCGCGGGCTCCCGGCTTCCTTCCCTTGCGGGAGGTCTACGCGGGCTTCTGCGAGCGCGCCGCCGTTCGCGCGTTCGGCGGCGGAGACCTGGAGGGCGCCGCGCGTTTCTGCGAACAGGCGCTCTCCCTCCTGCGGGGGGCGCCCGCCGTCACACAAGCCCTTCGCGACCTGCTGGAACGGCTCGTGCGGGTGGCGCTGCTCGTCGAGCGTCCGGCCCTCGCCATGGAGCTTCTCGCGATCAAGGACCCGCTCGACTTCCCCGAGGTCCCGCCCCTGGACATCGACCGCTTCCCTCTGACCCTGCTGCCCTTCCGGGCCTGGTGCGCCGCCGCCGGCTTCCGCCACGAGACATGGCGAGCCCCGGCCCAGGAGCCCGACGAGACGCTGGCATCGGCGAGCCCCGGTTGGCTGCGCCCCCAGATCGACCGGCTGTCGGCGCTCGCGCGGGAACCGGTTGGCGTGGCGCTCGCCGCGGAGATCGAGGTCGTTCAGGGTTTCTACGTCAAGGACAACTACGAGAGCCACCTGCTGGCCGGCCGGCGGTTCCTTCTGCGGGAGGTGGCCGACACGGTCGTGCACGGCTCCCGGGTGCCGCTGGTCGCCGTGACCCCCGGCGCCACGGCGGGCGCCTTCCGCCTGCCCCGTCCGCTCTACCGGACGGTGGCGATCGACCGCCCGGTGCTCTTCCTCCCCTCCACGCCCAATTACTGGCATTTCCTCGTGGAGGTGCTGCCGAGGCTGATGGTGCGGGAGCGCGGGGCCGAGACACGCTCCCTGCCGGTGCTTCTCTTCGACGTGCGTCCCTATCATCGGGAAATGCTCCAACTCGCCGGCCTGCCGGCCGAACAGGTCATCGACGCGCGGGAGTTGGCGGGTCCGGACAGCGCCCAGGTCCTCTACCGTCTGAGCCGGGCGGCGGTCCCATCGGCCATTCCCTATCCCGTCGCCTATCGCTGGCTGCGGGAACGGCTGCTGCCGCACCGGCGCAGCGGCGGGCCGCCGACGCGGCGCCTCTACCTGTCGCGGCGCGGCGCGGCGCCCAAGCACCGCATCGCCAACGACTCCGAGGTCGCGGCCCTGCTGGCGGAACGGGGCTTCGAAACATTGCAGCCGGAACGGCTCGGCGTGCTGGAAACGATCGAGCTGATGGCGGAGGCGGAGGTGGTGGTGGCCCCGGTCGGGGCGGCCACCGCCAACCAGGTTTTCCTGCCGCCGGGCGGGCGGTGGGTGCATCTCTGCAATCCCGATTTCTTCCATCCGGACTCCCGCTGGAACCCGCAGATGGGCGTGCAGATCCCGCTGCTGGGCCGTTTCCACCATCTGGCCGGCGGGTTCACCGACGATCCTGCCACCCGGCCCGACGATCTGCTCGCCCGGCTCGACGTCCCCGTGCGGATCGATCCCGACGCGCTCGGCAGGCTGCTGGATGAGGTTCTGGCTCGCCCGCCCACGGGATCAGGGACGGGGTGA
- a CDS encoding tetratricopeptide repeat protein yields the protein MGTEEAFAAALAEHEGGRFAAAEAGYRAVLAREPGHPQANNNLAVLLRRARRWEEAAFCLRTAVAGWPEDAGVRCNLACTLGDQGHVAEAMAAIRVALALNPEAPGSWFNAGNLLKSAQNRESAKAAYRRAIRLNPDMGEALSNLGDTQREDGALTQAVDSYLAAIRARPDLPQPFVNLGEALKDQGRITEAIGILQKGLEHHPDMALMRSNLLFALHYSAWVPPEVIARAHTHWNERHARPLYDGAKRFANDRDPDRRLRVGYVSPDFCHHACASFIEPLLREHDRGAVEVLCYATARRRDDMTLRMETLAAGWRSLADLDDAAAAALVEQDRVDVLVDLAGHTAGGRPLLFARRPAPVQVTWLGYPDTTGMPVVDCRLTDAIADPPGETDGWHAERLVRLPRCFLAFQPPAGAGPVGEPPALANGFVTFGSFNGRAKVTPEVVRVWSALLTRVPSARLLLKSVGFEDAGVRSAIRHDFARRGVRPERIELLTPTESVADHLRAYDRLDVALDPFPYNGTTTTCEALWMGVPVVTLAGRHHVARVGASLLAGCGLEELICRDEAGYVEAAAALAADLARLSRLRRGMRARLEGSALLDHRGFAWSVEEAYRAMWHGWTSRTRP from the coding sequence ATGGGAACGGAGGAGGCCTTCGCCGCCGCGCTGGCCGAGCATGAGGGCGGCCGGTTCGCGGCGGCGGAGGCCGGCTACCGCGCCGTGCTGGCGCGGGAGCCCGGCCATCCGCAGGCCAACAACAACCTGGCCGTCCTGCTGCGCCGGGCGCGGCGCTGGGAGGAGGCCGCATTCTGCCTCCGCACAGCCGTGGCGGGCTGGCCGGAAGACGCGGGCGTGCGGTGCAATCTCGCCTGCACGCTCGGCGACCAGGGGCACGTCGCCGAGGCGATGGCCGCCATCCGCGTCGCGCTCGCGCTCAACCCGGAGGCTCCCGGGTCCTGGTTCAATGCCGGAAATCTCCTAAAATCGGCGCAGAACCGTGAAAGCGCCAAGGCAGCCTACCGGCGGGCGATCCGCCTGAACCCGGACATGGGCGAGGCGCTGAGCAACCTCGGCGACACTCAACGGGAAGACGGTGCGCTGACGCAGGCGGTGGACAGCTATCTGGCGGCGATCCGGGCACGGCCGGATCTGCCGCAGCCCTTCGTCAATCTGGGGGAGGCGCTGAAGGACCAGGGGCGCATCACCGAGGCGATCGGGATTCTCCAGAAAGGGCTGGAGCATCACCCGGATATGGCGCTGATGCGTTCTAACCTGCTGTTCGCCCTCCATTACTCCGCCTGGGTTCCGCCCGAAGTCATCGCCCGCGCGCATACGCACTGGAACGAGCGTCACGCGCGGCCGCTTTACGATGGCGCGAAGCGCTTCGCCAATGACCGCGATCCAGACCGGCGGTTGCGGGTCGGCTATGTGTCTCCGGATTTCTGCCACCATGCCTGCGCCAGTTTCATCGAGCCGCTGCTGCGCGAGCATGATCGTGGTGCGGTGGAGGTCCTCTGCTACGCCACCGCGCGGCGGCGGGACGACATGACCTTGCGGATGGAGACCCTCGCCGCCGGCTGGCGCTCGCTGGCCGATCTCGACGACGCGGCGGCGGCGGCGCTGGTGGAGCAGGACCGCGTGGACGTCCTGGTCGATCTGGCGGGCCACACGGCGGGCGGGCGGCCCCTGCTGTTCGCGCGGCGGCCGGCGCCGGTGCAGGTCACATGGCTCGGCTATCCGGACACGACCGGCATGCCGGTGGTCGACTGCCGGCTGACCGACGCCATCGCCGACCCGCCGGGCGAAACCGACGGCTGGCACGCCGAGCGACTGGTCCGGCTGCCGCGCTGCTTTCTCGCCTTCCAGCCGCCGGCCGGCGCCGGACCGGTCGGGGAACCGCCGGCGCTCGCCAACGGCTTCGTCACCTTCGGCTCCTTCAACGGCCGGGCCAAGGTCACTCCTGAGGTGGTGCGGGTCTGGTCCGCCCTGCTGACGCGGGTGCCGTCGGCCCGGTTGCTGCTGAAGAGCGTGGGCTTCGAGGACGCCGGGGTGCGGAGCGCTATCCGTCACGACTTCGCCCGCCGGGGCGTGCGGCCCGAGCGGATCGAGCTTCTGACGCCGACGGAGTCCGTGGCCGATCATCTGCGGGCCTATGACCGGCTGGACGTGGCGCTCGACCCTTTTCCCTACAACGGCACGACCACGACATGCGAGGCCCTGTGGATGGGAGTTCCGGTCGTCACGCTCGCCGGCCGCCATCATGTGGCGCGGGTGGGCGCCAGTCTGCTCGCCGGTTGCGGACTGGAAGAGCTGATTTGCCGGGATGAGGCCGGCTATGTCGAAGCTGCGGCGGCGTTGGCCGCTGACCTCGCAAGGCTCTCCCGGCTGCGGCGCGGCATGCGGGCTCGGCTGGAGGGCTCGGCGCTCCTCGATCACCGTGGCTTCGCGTGGTCGGTGGAGGAGGCTTACCGGGCCATGTGGCACGGTTGGACGTCGCGCACTCGCCCTTGA
- a CDS encoding class I SAM-dependent methyltransferase codes for MPFRLRQTCRVCGSPILLPVIDLGLQVLQGAFAKPGRPAPAEVTLPMRLVRCGADRDPAACGLLQTAASVPPELLYRTYWYRSGLNTTMRDHLRGIAEQAGALAGLLAGRPVPAVLDIGCNDGTLLLSYPAASLRVGVDPSDIAAGLEGDVTVVNAFFPSDDALAELAGTRFDIVTSIAMFYDIEDPCGAAAAISRLLAPDGLWVLELSYLPLMLLRNAFDTVCHEHLEYYSLAVLETVARRAGLRIFRAEVNGMNGGSIRCFACHAANDRFGTAEDRAFLEALRRREAAMGLATDRPYRAFQARAEALREEVADHLHAVRDAGGRVHVYGASTKGNVLLQWCGIGRDLVECAADRNPDKVGAVTPGTGIPIVSEAESRALRPDLYLVLPWHFRREFLERERATVMGGTKLLFPLPGVEIVEAGNFEQALARLDCIEALLLGQDQGRELGDGSPRP; via the coding sequence ATGCCCTTTCGCCTGCGACAGACCTGCCGGGTCTGCGGTTCGCCCATCCTGCTGCCGGTCATCGATCTCGGCCTGCAGGTCCTGCAGGGGGCCTTCGCCAAGCCGGGACGGCCGGCGCCGGCCGAGGTGACGCTTCCCATGCGGCTCGTGCGCTGCGGCGCCGACCGGGACCCGGCGGCCTGCGGCTTGCTGCAGACCGCCGCCAGCGTGCCCCCCGAACTGCTGTACCGGACCTATTGGTATCGGTCGGGTCTCAACACGACGATGCGCGATCACCTGCGCGGCATCGCCGAACAGGCCGGGGCGCTGGCCGGATTGTTGGCCGGCCGGCCGGTGCCGGCGGTGCTCGACATCGGCTGCAACGACGGCACCCTGCTCCTCTCCTACCCTGCCGCGTCGCTGCGGGTCGGGGTCGATCCGTCCGACATCGCCGCCGGGCTCGAGGGCGACGTCACCGTCGTCAACGCCTTCTTCCCGTCCGACGACGCCCTGGCGGAACTCGCCGGCACCCGGTTCGACATCGTGACCTCCATCGCCATGTTCTACGACATCGAGGACCCTTGCGGGGCGGCGGCGGCGATCTCCCGGTTGCTTGCTCCGGACGGGCTGTGGGTGCTGGAACTGTCCTACCTGCCGCTCATGCTGTTGCGGAACGCCTTCGACACGGTTTGCCACGAGCATCTGGAATATTACAGCCTCGCCGTGTTGGAGACTGTCGCGCGGCGGGCCGGGCTGCGGATCTTCCGGGCGGAGGTCAACGGGATGAACGGCGGCAGCATCCGTTGCTTCGCCTGCCACGCCGCGAACGACCGGTTCGGCACGGCGGAGGATCGGGCCTTTCTGGAGGCGCTGCGGCGGCGGGAGGCGGCGATGGGGCTGGCGACGGACCGTCCCTACCGTGCCTTCCAAGCGCGGGCGGAGGCCCTGCGGGAGGAGGTGGCCGACCATCTGCACGCCGTCCGGGATGCGGGCGGGCGCGTCCATGTCTATGGCGCCTCCACCAAGGGCAACGTCCTTCTGCAATGGTGCGGCATCGGCCGGGATCTCGTCGAGTGCGCCGCCGACCGCAACCCCGACAAGGTCGGCGCCGTCACGCCGGGCACCGGCATCCCGATCGTTTCGGAGGCGGAGTCCCGCGCGCTCAGGCCCGACCTCTATCTCGTGCTGCCCTGGCATTTCCGCCGCGAGTTCCTGGAGCGCGAACGCGCGACGGTGATGGGCGGCACCAAGCTGCTGTTTCCGCTGCCCGGCGTCGAGATCGTGGAGGCGGGGAACTTCGAGCAGGCCCTGGCCCGCTTGGATTGCATTGAGGCGCTGCTGCTGGGGCAGGACCAGGGGAGGGAGCTCGGCGACGGTTCACCCCGTCCCTGA